One Methylobacterium sp. 77 DNA window includes the following coding sequences:
- a CDS encoding helix-turn-helix transcriptional regulator produces MAGQKTDARDVHVGIRIAEQRKRSSLTQKRVAQSFGMSAAQLQKYEKGINRISAIHLEILSRMTGMPIDYFFAGMDRSDDVPLQGLGEPPQQAFVPQAESQGSWTGLVEVVAKHVKENFSEANRREFAAAVHALDETLNG; encoded by the coding sequence ATGGCTGGGCAGAAGACCGATGCACGCGATGTCCATGTCGGCATACGCATTGCCGAGCAGAGGAAGAGATCCTCTCTAACTCAGAAGCGCGTCGCACAGAGCTTCGGCATGTCCGCCGCACAACTTCAAAAGTACGAGAAGGGCATCAACCGCATCAGTGCGATCCATCTCGAGATCCTGAGCCGGATGACCGGAATGCCGATCGACTATTTCTTCGCCGGCATGGATCGGAGCGACGACGTCCCGCTCCAGGGACTGGGCGAGCCGCCTCAGCAGGCCTTCGTGCCACAGGCGGAATCCCAGGGCTCTTGGACCGGCCTCGTCGAGGTCGTTGCCAAGCACGTAAAGGAGAATTTTTCGGAGGCGAACCGCCGAGAATTCGCAGCCGCAGTCCACGCTCTGGATGAAACACTGAACGGTTGA
- a CDS encoding exopolysaccharide transport family protein, with product MAQIDRHIAAADWIGRTGIDRTAPSEPDKSAEIGDLWRILYVRRAWVLGTAALLTIIALAYGFLAPPLYAATAQILIDPRDKQIVTNDVNPVAMAPDGGVIQVESQARVIESDSVLTRAVVDAGLLDDPDFGGIRNSFISWTLRTLQGEGAASNSDAAAEARAVRSLRRKLAVKRADKVFVVDVVVTASDPDKAARIVNAIASAYLKDQTASRADAAARASAELGSRLDDLRKRVNIAENKVEKFKADNGLISASGRLISEQQLAESNNRIVAARARTAEARTKLQQIKDARGTAFGPDSTPEAIQSAVIERLRSQYAELASKEADLRTQLGNRHPYIEAVRTQMQDVKRLTEVELNRISRSAETDYQRAAASEKALTTSLDELKRGSIVTGEASVRLRELDREVDTSRAVYGNFLNRSREIQEQTGIDTTNARVISWARPPTERSWPLRILLFVGGLISGLGLGAGLAFVREYLDPTILSRRQMERLSHTPVVATYPEFKAGSERLASVAASLTLDRLSSVRGQIHPSGQALSVLVTSAASDTTDRRSAIHLLAAVATARGERVLFVEADLDAAPDVGASGPGLIEVLRGEAKMAVAAKADSESGAARIGIGDTAKASREALSRRNVEQFLTAAKSSFDLILVDGGVLTGNLRIGPLASASDRLLVLAKNGATRQRDLLDLLDISEVLGRPISGSLFVDRHAAAA from the coding sequence ATGGCACAGATCGATAGACACATCGCGGCGGCGGATTGGATCGGTCGAACCGGCATCGACCGGACGGCTCCCTCCGAGCCCGACAAGAGCGCGGAGATCGGGGATCTCTGGCGCATCCTCTATGTGCGCCGCGCCTGGGTCCTCGGCACCGCCGCGCTGCTGACGATCATCGCGCTGGCCTACGGCTTCCTGGCGCCGCCGCTCTATGCGGCCACCGCCCAGATCCTCATCGACCCACGTGACAAGCAGATCGTCACGAACGACGTCAATCCAGTCGCCATGGCGCCCGATGGCGGCGTGATTCAGGTCGAGAGCCAGGCGCGTGTCATCGAATCCGATTCGGTCCTGACCCGCGCCGTCGTGGATGCGGGACTGCTCGACGACCCGGATTTCGGAGGTATCCGCAACAGCTTCATCAGCTGGACCCTCCGCACCCTCCAGGGCGAAGGCGCGGCCTCCAACAGCGATGCCGCCGCCGAAGCCCGGGCCGTCCGCTCCCTCCGGCGCAAGCTCGCGGTCAAGCGTGCGGACAAGGTCTTCGTGGTGGATGTCGTCGTCACCGCGAGCGACCCGGACAAGGCCGCCCGGATCGTCAACGCCATCGCCAGCGCCTACCTCAAGGATCAGACCGCCTCCCGTGCGGATGCGGCCGCGCGCGCCTCCGCGGAGTTGGGCTCGCGTCTCGACGACCTGCGAAAGCGCGTCAACATCGCCGAGAACAAGGTCGAGAAGTTCAAGGCCGACAACGGATTGATCTCCGCGAGCGGGCGACTGATCAGCGAGCAGCAGCTGGCCGAGAGCAACAATCGGATCGTTGCCGCGCGCGCCCGCACTGCGGAAGCGCGCACCAAGCTCCAACAGATCAAGGACGCGCGCGGAACCGCGTTCGGACCGGATTCGACGCCCGAGGCGATCCAGTCCGCGGTCATCGAGCGGCTGCGCAGCCAATATGCCGAACTCGCGAGCAAGGAAGCGGATCTCCGCACCCAACTCGGGAACCGCCACCCCTATATCGAGGCGGTGCGGACCCAGATGCAGGACGTCAAGCGCCTGACAGAGGTGGAGCTGAACCGCATCTCCCGCTCGGCGGAGACGGATTACCAGCGCGCGGCCGCCAGCGAGAAGGCGCTCACCACGAGCCTCGACGAGTTGAAGCGGGGCAGCATCGTCACCGGCGAGGCCTCGGTCCGCCTGCGCGAACTCGACCGCGAGGTGGATACCAGCCGGGCCGTCTACGGCAACTTCCTCAACCGCTCCCGCGAGATCCAGGAACAGACCGGGATCGACACCACCAATGCCCGCGTCATCAGCTGGGCCCGCCCACCCACCGAGCGAAGCTGGCCCCTGCGCATCCTGCTGTTCGTCGGCGGCCTGATCAGTGGCCTCGGCCTTGGAGCCGGCCTCGCCTTCGTGCGCGAATATCTCGACCCGACAATCCTGTCCCGGCGTCAGATGGAGCGGCTCTCGCATACCCCTGTCGTCGCCACCTATCCAGAGTTCAAGGCGGGCAGCGAGCGTCTGGCCAGCGTCGCCGCGAGCCTGACTCTCGATCGACTGTCCAGCGTCCGCGGCCAGATCCATCCGTCGGGCCAGGCGTTGAGCGTGCTCGTCACCTCTGCTGCCTCGGACACGACGGATCGACGCTCGGCGATCCACCTCCTCGCGGCGGTGGCGACCGCTCGCGGCGAACGCGTGCTCTTCGTGGAGGCCGATCTCGATGCTGCGCCGGATGTGGGGGCGTCCGGGCCGGGCCTGATCGAGGTCCTGCGCGGTGAGGCCAAGATGGCGGTGGCGGCCAAGGCGGATTCGGAGAGCGGCGCCGCTCGGATCGGCATCGGCGACACCGCCAAGGCATCGCGCGAAGCCCTGAGCCGCCGCAACGTCGAACAGTTTCTCACCGCGGCCAAGTCGAGCTTCGACCTGATCCTCGTCGATGGCGGCGTGCTCACCGGCAACCTGCGGATCGGGCCGCTCGCCTCCGCCAGCGACCGCCTGCTGGTCTTGGCGAAGAACGGCGCCACGCGTCAGCGCGACCTCCTCGATCTCCTCGATATTTCGGAAGTGCTGGGTCGCCCGATCTCGGGCAGCCTCTTCGTCGATCGCCACGCGGCAGCGGCGTGA
- a CDS encoding NAD(P)/FAD-dependent oxidoreductase encodes MSEIHHDVIVIGAGLAGTTATIALAKAGYDTAIIDTHAVYPPDFRAEKLGVPQMDLFEKLGFGELARAATTPVDEVCISRFGHLFSRHAVREYGVHYTALINDLRGALPASSPLLVGRVAEIETGPERQTVTLADGSVRTARLVLLATGLGDVLRRKVGIGKTVVSEKHSLCFGFDMAAPPSSFGFESLTYYGEGKGSAVAYVTLFPIGATMRANLFVYRKPSDPWVKEFRKSPEALLREAMPGLARLCPNLGVTGPVEMRPIDIVHAADAERDGVILLGDAFLTPCPIPGTGIGKVLTDVDRLCTEHLPRWFATPGMGKDKIAEFYADPVKRASDEQCLQASLYAREITIGQGATWIVRRLRNRVGRYGLYALHLLRTRLAKPRRPAIGRTKTV; translated from the coding sequence ATGTCTGAGATCCATCACGACGTGATCGTCATCGGGGCCGGCCTTGCCGGAACCACCGCGACCATCGCGCTCGCGAAGGCGGGCTACGACACGGCGATCATCGATACCCATGCGGTGTATCCTCCCGATTTCAGGGCGGAGAAGCTCGGTGTGCCACAGATGGACCTGTTCGAGAAGCTCGGCTTCGGTGAACTCGCCCGTGCGGCGACGACGCCCGTCGACGAGGTCTGCATCTCGCGCTTCGGCCATCTCTTCTCGCGCCATGCCGTGCGCGAATACGGCGTCCACTATACAGCCCTCATCAACGACCTGCGCGGAGCCCTGCCCGCTTCGTCACCCCTGCTGGTTGGACGCGTGGCCGAGATCGAGACCGGGCCGGAGCGGCAGACGGTCACCCTCGCCGATGGCAGCGTGCGCACGGCGCGGCTGGTCCTGTTGGCCACCGGCCTCGGCGACGTCCTCCGGCGCAAGGTCGGCATCGGCAAGACGGTGGTGAGCGAGAAGCATTCCCTTTGCTTCGGCTTCGATATGGCGGCTCCACCCTCGTCCTTCGGATTCGAATCCCTGACCTATTACGGCGAAGGCAAGGGAAGCGCCGTGGCCTATGTCACGCTCTTTCCGATCGGCGCGACGATGCGGGCCAATCTCTTCGTCTACCGTAAGCCCTCGGATCCGTGGGTGAAGGAATTCCGCAAATCCCCCGAGGCGCTCCTACGGGAGGCCATGCCTGGACTCGCCCGCCTGTGTCCAAATCTCGGCGTCACCGGGCCGGTGGAGATGCGGCCGATCGACATCGTCCATGCGGCCGATGCGGAACGCGATGGGGTCATCCTCCTGGGCGATGCCTTCCTGACCCCTTGCCCGATCCCGGGAACCGGGATCGGCAAAGTGCTCACCGACGTCGACCGGCTCTGCACGGAACACCTGCCGCGCTGGTTCGCCACCCCGGGAATGGGCAAGGACAAGATCGCCGAATTCTACGCCGACCCGGTCAAGCGCGCTTCCGACGAGCAGTGCCTCCAGGCGAGCCTCTATGCCCGCGAGATCACGATCGGACAGGGCGCCACGTGGATCGTACGACGCCTGCGAAACCGCGTCGGCCGCTATGGCCTCTATGCCCTCCACCTCCTGCGGACGCGCCTCGCCAAGCCGCGCCGGCCCGCCATCGGGCGAACCAAGACCGTCTGA
- a CDS encoding glycosyltransferase, producing MRITCVHQGYELYGSDRSFVESVRIIRAAYPDAVIDVVLPRGGPIVAALEPSASRIVFEPLWILRRRDLPRLATLGILTLPLAMMRAWRRLRASDLVYINTSVVTDYLLAARLCPGRAIVHVHEIPQGATLKLLRGLIRWSGADIVFNSRATAKAFSLTSKVAMRVVYNGIAGPDVPPPSTYDGTRPLRLLMLGRISRIKGQEVLVEAIRSLQPEVRARLDVRIVGSAFEDAAREEALDRQIADAGLGSTIRLSPFVDDPSDLYRWADVVTVPSRLPESLGRVAIEAMAYGRPPVVSRIGGLTEVVEEGTSGWVVTPDDSRSLATALERIVTDPASWRSFPAAARARYAALFGETAAAEGLIAMIRARISRRSGTAARSAVAPGLSS from the coding sequence ATGCGCATCACCTGCGTCCATCAGGGATATGAGCTCTACGGATCCGACCGCAGCTTCGTCGAAAGCGTGCGGATCATCCGTGCGGCCTATCCGGATGCCGTCATCGACGTGGTGCTGCCGCGCGGTGGCCCCATCGTGGCGGCTCTCGAACCCTCGGCCTCGCGGATCGTGTTCGAGCCGCTTTGGATCCTTCGCCGCCGCGACCTGCCGCGCCTCGCGACTCTCGGCATCCTGACACTGCCCCTCGCGATGATGCGTGCCTGGCGGCGGCTGCGCGCGAGCGACCTCGTCTACATCAACACGTCCGTCGTGACGGATTACCTTCTGGCCGCCAGGCTGTGTCCCGGCCGGGCCATCGTCCATGTCCACGAAATCCCGCAGGGCGCCACGCTCAAGCTGCTGCGTGGACTGATCCGCTGGAGCGGGGCCGATATCGTGTTCAACTCCCGCGCCACGGCCAAGGCCTTCTCGCTGACCTCCAAGGTGGCCATGCGGGTGGTCTACAACGGGATCGCCGGCCCCGACGTACCGCCGCCGTCGACCTATGACGGTACACGCCCCTTGCGCCTGCTGATGCTCGGCCGGATCAGCCGGATCAAGGGACAGGAGGTTCTTGTCGAGGCGATCCGCTCGCTGCAGCCTGAAGTGCGGGCGCGGCTCGACGTACGCATCGTCGGGAGCGCTTTCGAGGATGCGGCGCGCGAAGAGGCGCTCGATCGCCAGATCGCCGATGCGGGGCTCGGCTCCACCATCCGACTATCGCCTTTCGTCGACGATCCGTCCGATCTGTACCGCTGGGCGGATGTCGTCACGGTCCCCTCGCGCCTGCCGGAATCCCTGGGCCGGGTCGCGATCGAGGCCATGGCCTATGGTCGCCCTCCGGTCGTGTCCCGAATCGGAGGCCTCACCGAAGTGGTGGAAGAAGGAACGAGCGGCTGGGTGGTCACGCCGGACGATTCGCGGAGTCTCGCGACGGCCCTGGAGCGGATCGTCACCGATCCGGCCTCCTGGCGCAGTTTCCCGGCCGCCGCCCGTGCCCGCTATGCGGCGCTGTTCGGTGAAACGGCCGCCGCGGAGGGGCTCATCGCCATGATCCGCGCCCGTATCAGCCGGCGATCGGGCACCGCCGCCCGCAGCGCCGTCGCGCCGGGATTGTCGTCATGA
- a CDS encoding cellulase family glycosylhydrolase, translating to MRRSPTRRTILAAAALTASGIPAAAAAAPLRLSRGVNTWPWFSLTREFPAPRTDYGTPPFQEGRPVPSGRDLTRLRSAGFDFLRLPVDPGPFVSAMPEERVRLMRDLKEAVESALRADLSVLVNVQANGATHHWNPQNFYGDPGAALFPAYRSFVSALAHMLDGIASERLALEPVNEPPQGCGSDSWLAIQDDLLTEARRVAPRLTLVACGACGSMITGLTALDPKPLARFAPLLFTFHYYEPYLFSHQGAPWMREPVYRALNAVPWPASAGTLETTLAAVRARMAADATLSAEAKREAYTLTEAKLTEYFAAQPDKRYLSRHLAMVGEWGRRHGIASERILLGEFGALRSDARYVASRAEDRARYVRDVREAAEAEGFPWAFWNLFDGMGVMDDASRRFDPAIVTALGLRVPAGDP from the coding sequence GTGAGGCGATCGCCGACGCGCAGGACGATCCTGGCAGCGGCTGCGTTGACGGCAAGCGGTATTCCGGCCGCCGCCGCCGCAGCGCCGCTCCGTCTCTCCCGCGGCGTCAATACCTGGCCCTGGTTCTCCCTGACGCGGGAGTTCCCGGCACCGCGAACGGATTACGGGACGCCGCCATTCCAGGAAGGCCGGCCCGTACCGTCTGGCCGCGACCTCACCCGCCTGCGTTCAGCCGGGTTCGACTTTCTGCGCCTGCCCGTCGATCCCGGCCCATTCGTCTCCGCCATGCCGGAGGAGAGGGTTCGCCTCATGCGCGACCTGAAGGAGGCGGTGGAATCGGCGTTGCGCGCGGACCTCTCGGTGCTGGTCAACGTGCAGGCCAACGGCGCGACGCATCACTGGAACCCCCAGAATTTCTACGGCGATCCGGGTGCGGCGCTCTTTCCCGCCTACCGCAGCTTCGTCTCCGCTCTCGCGCACATGCTGGACGGGATCGCTTCGGAGCGGCTCGCCCTCGAGCCCGTCAATGAGCCGCCGCAGGGATGCGGTTCCGATTCATGGCTGGCGATCCAGGACGACCTTCTCACCGAGGCGAGGCGGGTCGCGCCGCGTCTGACCCTCGTGGCCTGCGGCGCCTGCGGCAGCATGATCACAGGGCTCACCGCCTTGGATCCCAAACCTTTGGCCCGCTTCGCGCCGCTTCTCTTCACCTTTCACTATTACGAACCCTACCTGTTCAGCCATCAGGGCGCGCCCTGGATGCGTGAACCGGTCTACCGCGCCCTCAACGCCGTACCATGGCCGGCCTCCGCCGGAACCCTGGAGACGACGCTCGCCGCCGTGCGGGCGAGGATGGCCGCCGATGCCACCCTGTCGGCGGAGGCGAAGCGGGAGGCCTACACCCTGACGGAGGCCAAGCTCACCGAGTATTTCGCGGCCCAGCCCGACAAGCGCTACCTCTCCCGCCACCTCGCCATGGTGGGAGAATGGGGGCGGCGCCACGGCATTGCGTCGGAGCGGATTCTGCTCGGTGAGTTCGGCGCCCTGCGCAGCGATGCGCGCTACGTCGCCTCCCGTGCCGAGGACCGTGCGCGCTATGTCCGTGACGTTCGGGAAGCGGCCGAGGCGGAGGGTTTCCCGTGGGCGTTCTGGAACCTGTTCGATGGAATGGGCGTGATGGACGATGCGAGCCGGCGCTTCGATCCGGCGATCGTCACAGCTTTGGGCTTGCGCGTCCCTGCGGGCGATCCCTGA
- a CDS encoding DUF1972 domain-containing protein — MSSYKPSLLILGTRGIPACHGGFETFAEKLALFLVKRGWHVGVYCQDEVPAVTERFRTTTWNGIELIHVAVSSTGPRATLDFDWHCVRDAAKRGGVSLVLGYNGAIFLPYLRLAGAKILTNMDGIEWKRPKWSMAVRAWFWTNEWIAAWASHRLVADHPAIADHVATRRPRSAIATIPYGGDPISAAPTAPIEALGLKPGRYMTSIARIEPDNNILTMVEAFSRKLRGMRLVVLGTLSATNPYHRAVREAASDEVLFPGAIYEAETIRSLRFHARAYLHGHTVGGTNPSLVEALWAGNAVIAHDNAFNRGTAGDQQFYFADADACERHIESLVANDLMAKKAGFASLARAAERFEWSEILKQYEDEAMALGGFAAPVGEVKHSALATANASIVSGGRGRDHVS; from the coding sequence ATGTCGTCGTATAAGCCCTCGCTGCTTATTCTCGGAACGCGCGGCATTCCTGCTTGCCATGGTGGTTTCGAAACCTTTGCCGAGAAGCTCGCACTCTTCCTCGTCAAGCGCGGCTGGCATGTCGGTGTCTACTGCCAGGACGAGGTCCCGGCGGTGACGGAACGCTTCCGAACGACGACATGGAACGGCATCGAACTCATTCACGTCGCCGTCTCATCCACCGGGCCGAGGGCGACGCTCGATTTCGACTGGCACTGCGTGCGCGACGCGGCCAAACGTGGCGGTGTCAGCCTCGTCCTCGGCTATAACGGGGCGATCTTCCTGCCGTATCTGCGCCTCGCCGGCGCCAAGATCCTCACCAATATGGACGGGATCGAATGGAAGCGGCCGAAATGGTCGATGGCCGTGCGGGCCTGGTTCTGGACCAACGAGTGGATCGCGGCCTGGGCCTCGCATCGCCTCGTGGCGGACCACCCTGCCATCGCCGATCACGTCGCCACGCGCCGTCCGAGATCCGCCATCGCCACCATACCCTACGGCGGCGATCCGATCTCGGCGGCGCCGACGGCGCCCATCGAGGCCTTGGGCCTGAAGCCAGGCCGGTACATGACCTCGATCGCCCGGATCGAGCCCGACAACAACATCCTCACCATGGTCGAGGCCTTCTCGCGCAAGCTGCGGGGCATGCGGCTCGTGGTCCTCGGCACGCTCTCCGCGACCAATCCCTATCACCGCGCGGTGAGGGAAGCGGCGAGCGACGAGGTCCTGTTCCCGGGCGCCATCTATGAGGCCGAGACGATCAGATCCCTGCGCTTCCACGCGCGCGCCTACCTGCACGGCCACACCGTCGGCGGCACCAACCCGTCCCTGGTGGAAGCGCTCTGGGCCGGAAACGCGGTGATCGCCCACGACAACGCGTTCAATCGCGGGACGGCGGGCGACCAGCAATTCTACTTCGCCGACGCGGATGCCTGCGAACGACATATCGAATCCCTGGTCGCGAACGATCTCATGGCGAAGAAGGCGGGATTCGCCTCGCTCGCCCGTGCCGCCGAGCGGTTCGAATGGTCGGAAATCCTCAAGCAATACGAAGATGAAGCGATGGCGTTGGGAGGTTTCGCGGCACCCGTCGGTGAGGTGAAACACTCCGCGCTCGCCACGGCGAATGCCTCTATCGTGAGCGGAGGACGCGGCCGGGACCACGTTTCGTGA
- a CDS encoding VpsF family polysaccharide biosynthesis protein (VpsF, distantly related to oligosaccharide ligases, is encoded next to the probable flippase VpsE.): MRIAAYSSAERHAEAGAASRSPMPFGLIFLTVLILGVSGGMLWNVGINYDGLTGAAPQKIHPSTYLVVVLFCWAALRSGNPAGYLVYAVQVRPAGMLLAACSIGLFLHIVLRSGPGMAGALDTFLLPGLFVVLLADRDALTWRRLELTVHVVMLVNALLGLTEFATKTLFFPYRLDGQVFATDTRSAALQGHPLGNATLTACYVLGLIGGGGRMTVPQRLAMIGLQLAALVTFGGRSATVVTLILGGGYGFFALHKVLSAGRIPLLAVAAGIFLFTLVPLAIGGLAVGGFFDALLSRFMADGGSANARVEMLDLIASIPFRELLVGPDMSLVDSLRRVSGLEWGIENPIVRTLVYQGIIMTALLTVAVTLYMIELVRHCRSGTFLPVITFVILVNTFEGIGGKTTLLAKFAILLLGLFHEVRDRPQGRASPKL, translated from the coding sequence ATGAGGATCGCAGCCTATTCCTCTGCCGAACGCCACGCGGAGGCCGGGGCTGCGTCCCGAAGCCCGATGCCGTTCGGCCTGATATTCCTGACGGTGCTGATCCTCGGCGTGTCGGGCGGCATGCTCTGGAATGTCGGCATCAACTACGATGGGCTGACCGGCGCTGCGCCGCAGAAAATCCATCCCTCGACCTACCTCGTTGTCGTGCTGTTCTGTTGGGCGGCCCTCAGATCGGGCAACCCGGCGGGCTATCTCGTCTATGCCGTGCAGGTGCGGCCGGCGGGGATGCTGCTCGCCGCGTGCAGCATCGGGCTGTTCCTCCACATCGTCCTGCGCAGCGGACCCGGCATGGCCGGAGCGCTGGACACGTTCCTCCTGCCCGGCCTCTTCGTCGTCCTGCTGGCCGATCGCGACGCGCTCACCTGGCGGCGTCTCGAATTGACCGTGCACGTGGTGATGCTCGTCAACGCCCTGCTCGGCCTCACGGAATTCGCGACCAAGACGCTGTTCTTTCCCTACCGGCTCGACGGTCAGGTCTTTGCCACGGATACGCGTTCGGCAGCACTTCAGGGACATCCCCTCGGCAACGCCACGCTCACGGCCTGCTACGTCCTCGGCCTCATCGGCGGGGGAGGACGCATGACGGTCCCGCAGCGCCTTGCGATGATCGGGCTGCAACTCGCCGCCCTCGTCACCTTCGGCGGTCGCTCGGCCACGGTGGTGACGCTGATTCTCGGAGGAGGCTACGGGTTCTTTGCCTTGCACAAGGTGCTGAGCGCCGGCCGCATCCCGCTCCTAGCGGTGGCGGCGGGCATCTTCCTGTTCACTCTCGTGCCACTCGCCATCGGCGGTCTGGCGGTCGGCGGGTTCTTCGATGCGCTGCTCAGCCGGTTCATGGCGGATGGCGGCAGCGCCAATGCCCGCGTCGAAATGCTCGACCTCATCGCCAGTATTCCGTTCCGCGAATTGCTGGTCGGCCCGGATATGAGCCTCGTCGATTCCCTGCGGCGCGTGAGCGGCCTCGAATGGGGCATCGAGAATCCGATCGTTCGGACCCTCGTCTACCAGGGCATCATCATGACGGCTCTGCTGACCGTCGCGGTGACGCTCTACATGATCGAATTGGTCCGCCACTGCCGCAGCGGAACGTTCCTCCCCGTCATCACCTTCGTCATCCTGGTGAACACCTTCGAAGGCATCGGCGGGAAAACGACGCTGCTGGCCAAGTTCGCCATCCTGCTCCTGGGCTTGTTCCACGAGGTCAGGGATCGCCCGCAGGGACGCGCAAGCCCAAAGCTGTGA
- a CDS encoding GNAT family N-acetyltransferase, translating into MSVTSDLPSPAARTVAPGTYGARIHTTLATVGRLWTRLESEGTATAYQRLDWVTPIVERLSAASKAEPLIVEVVDGSGRPVMIVPLARIRHSGYRVITWLDLGVCDYAAPILAPGIDLNAEDMALAWAAIRDVLPRADLIQISRIPDDVLGRPNPIATLAACHRMDMQASGVAIDGDAETLLSRLCRPSTLKDMAKLRRRLERAGTVTFVEARNANEIDTIFDALVEQRRSRFAEIGRFNLLSRPDVEAFYREAAHHGLNGGPVRLFGLSVDGEWIAAAYGLVHSGTFHGILLTMAGDAWRNTSPGLHIVAEALRWARAEGLGYFDFTVGVMPYKSDFGVQTRDLSEIAEVATLRGHLVKHTLKGASAARIWLRGHPEWYSRAQNARRWLRRKVA; encoded by the coding sequence ATGAGCGTGACGTCAGACCTCCCCTCTCCGGCGGCGCGTACCGTCGCTCCCGGCACGTATGGCGCACGGATCCATACGACGCTGGCAACGGTCGGCCGCCTCTGGACCAGGCTCGAATCCGAAGGAACCGCGACGGCCTATCAGCGGCTCGATTGGGTGACGCCGATCGTCGAGCGACTGAGCGCGGCCTCCAAGGCCGAGCCGCTGATCGTCGAGGTGGTCGACGGCTCGGGACGTCCGGTCATGATCGTGCCCCTGGCTCGTATCCGTCACAGCGGCTACCGGGTGATCACCTGGCTCGATCTCGGCGTCTGCGACTATGCGGCGCCGATCCTTGCGCCCGGCATCGACCTGAACGCGGAAGACATGGCCCTGGCCTGGGCTGCCATCCGCGATGTCCTACCCCGCGCCGACCTGATCCAGATCAGCCGGATTCCCGACGATGTTCTCGGACGACCCAACCCGATCGCCACTCTGGCCGCCTGCCATCGGATGGACATGCAAGCGTCGGGCGTCGCGATCGACGGCGATGCGGAGACCTTGCTCTCGCGCCTCTGTCGTCCCAGCACCCTCAAGGACATGGCCAAGCTGCGCCGCAGGCTGGAGCGTGCAGGCACCGTGACCTTCGTCGAGGCCCGGAATGCGAATGAGATCGACACCATCTTCGATGCGCTCGTCGAGCAGCGCCGCTCGCGCTTTGCCGAGATCGGCCGGTTCAACCTTCTCTCCCGCCCCGATGTGGAGGCGTTCTACCGCGAGGCAGCCCATCACGGCCTGAACGGCGGACCTGTCCGCCTGTTCGGATTGTCGGTGGATGGAGAGTGGATCGCCGCCGCTTACGGTCTGGTCCATAGCGGCACGTTCCATGGGATCCTGCTGACGATGGCGGGAGACGCTTGGCGCAATACCTCGCCCGGCCTGCACATCGTCGCCGAAGCCCTGCGCTGGGCGCGCGCCGAGGGACTTGGCTATTTCGACTTCACCGTCGGCGTCATGCCGTACAAATCCGATTTCGGTGTCCAGACCCGCGATCTGAGCGAGATCGCGGAGGTGGCGACCCTTCGCGGACACCTCGTCAAGCACACGCTCAAGGGAGCCTCAGCGGCCAGGATCTGGCTGCGCGGCCATCCGGAATGGTACAGCCGCGCGCAGAATGCGCGCCGGTGGCTACGGCGTAAAGTTGCCTGA